A single Crateriforma conspicua DNA region contains:
- a CDS encoding phage major capsid protein codes for MKRSTWWKRSKLGTLLASGVPSGVNQPPKTFHAVGEPVELTAAGDGDGESLPTFQGTAYTGGVMRPVGFYRDVYVDLSGCQVAAGSRPIHRDHDTSKIVGHVDAGGIEVGKRKIKVAGKISGTGAAADEVRGNGKNGFPWRMSIGASIERIEWVEDGKVAKVNGINAKGPCYVVRACTIYELSFVSLAGDDRTSATVTATIEESNAMNFQTWLAARGHDINELTATKLSELRAAYDREVAGDGSGDDGNASEVTERLDSVAASGGTGIVAGGQGTQSIGGDGGAAVATLPDLQASRRREADEVERVDSIRTICARYDTPRITVGETEVSLQAHAIREGWDANRTELEAMRQSRPSGVTIHSPQNHATPQVLECSLAASAGVDDESLAEDYDDRTMNAAKERSNRDIGLQELICRFILANGGHVTPGRFNDDTIRTAFQVQRNLEAAGGTGSSTYSLPGILSNVANKAMQAAYRAVPDVLSRVAYYGSTNDFKEHKTFQLTASGEFAEVGIDGELKQGGLIESEYSNQAKTRGQVIMLTRIHMRNDDLGAFLRIPRMLARKGATVLQKVGMNLIEAGAGTFFKADNKNYLDGASSALGIDSLTSLSTLFETQTDPAGDPIGVTPSILLTAPQNKVLGRQLYDETKIQSGNTGKVLASNPHAGMFEPLSSPFLTANTDAWYLFADPNDIPAIEVVFLDGRRAPIVEAGDLDFTHLGMGYRAYNDFGAGYADHRGAAMSKGKA; via the coding sequence ATGAAACGATCCACTTGGTGGAAGCGATCCAAGCTCGGCACTTTGCTGGCCAGCGGTGTGCCGTCGGGAGTCAACCAACCACCGAAAACCTTCCACGCGGTCGGTGAACCGGTCGAGTTGACCGCCGCGGGCGACGGCGACGGTGAATCACTGCCGACGTTTCAGGGGACCGCTTACACCGGCGGTGTGATGCGTCCGGTCGGTTTCTACCGCGACGTTTACGTGGACCTGTCCGGATGCCAAGTCGCGGCGGGTTCACGACCGATCCATCGTGACCACGACACGTCGAAGATCGTCGGGCATGTCGATGCCGGCGGGATCGAGGTCGGTAAACGCAAGATCAAAGTCGCCGGCAAGATCAGTGGCACCGGCGCGGCCGCCGACGAAGTCCGCGGCAACGGAAAGAACGGATTCCCTTGGCGGATGTCCATCGGCGCATCGATCGAGCGGATCGAGTGGGTCGAGGACGGCAAGGTCGCCAAGGTCAACGGCATCAACGCCAAAGGCCCGTGCTATGTGGTCCGGGCCTGCACCATTTACGAACTCTCTTTTGTTTCTCTGGCAGGCGACGATCGTACGTCGGCCACCGTCACCGCAACCATCGAGGAATCGAACGCGATGAATTTTCAAACTTGGTTGGCTGCACGTGGCCACGACATCAACGAATTGACCGCCACGAAGCTCAGTGAGCTGCGGGCCGCCTACGATCGCGAGGTCGCCGGCGATGGCAGTGGTGATGACGGCAACGCTTCGGAAGTCACCGAGCGTCTGGACAGCGTCGCCGCGTCGGGCGGTACCGGTATCGTGGCCGGCGGCCAGGGAACGCAATCCATTGGTGGTGATGGCGGTGCCGCTGTTGCCACACTGCCCGACCTGCAGGCCAGCCGCCGACGTGAAGCCGACGAAGTGGAACGGGTCGATTCGATTCGCACCATCTGTGCCCGATACGACACCCCGCGGATCACCGTCGGGGAAACCGAAGTCAGCCTGCAGGCTCATGCGATCCGCGAAGGCTGGGACGCCAACCGAACGGAGTTGGAAGCGATGCGTCAGAGTCGACCCAGCGGTGTGACGATCCACTCGCCCCAGAATCACGCCACGCCGCAGGTCTTGGAGTGCAGCTTGGCCGCGTCGGCGGGTGTCGATGATGAATCGCTGGCCGAAGACTACGACGACCGCACGATGAACGCGGCGAAGGAACGGTCCAATCGCGACATCGGCCTCCAGGAACTGATCTGTCGTTTCATCCTGGCCAACGGCGGCCATGTCACGCCGGGCCGGTTCAACGACGACACGATCCGAACGGCGTTCCAAGTCCAACGGAACTTGGAAGCGGCCGGCGGTACCGGAAGCAGCACGTACAGTTTGCCCGGCATCCTGTCGAACGTCGCCAACAAGGCGATGCAGGCGGCGTATCGTGCGGTGCCTGATGTGTTGTCGCGGGTGGCCTATTACGGATCGACCAACGACTTCAAGGAACACAAGACGTTCCAGTTGACCGCGTCGGGTGAGTTCGCCGAAGTCGGCATCGATGGCGAACTGAAGCAAGGCGGACTGATCGAAAGCGAGTACAGCAACCAGGCCAAGACCCGCGGTCAGGTCATCATGCTGACTCGGATCCACATGCGAAACGACGATCTGGGTGCGTTCTTGCGGATCCCGCGGATGTTGGCCCGCAAGGGGGCGACGGTGCTGCAGAAGGTCGGCATGAACCTGATCGAAGCCGGTGCCGGAACGTTCTTCAAAGCAGACAACAAGAACTACCTCGACGGTGCATCGTCGGCCCTGGGGATCGATTCGCTGACCAGCTTGTCGACGCTGTTTGAAACACAGACCGATCCGGCCGGCGATCCGATCGGCGTGACGCCGTCGATTCTGTTGACCGCGCCGCAGAACAAGGTCCTGGGACGCCAGCTGTACGACGAGACCAAGATCCAGTCGGGCAACACCGGCAAGGTCCTGGCCAGCAACCCGCATGCGGGCATGTTCGAACCGCTGTCTTCGCCGTTCCTGACCGCCAACACCGACGCGTGGTACCTGTTCGCCGACCCGAACGACATCCCGGCGATCGAGGTCGTGTTCTTGGACGGCCGTCGGGCTCCGATCGTCGAAGCGGGCGACCTGGACTTCACGCACCTGGGCATGGGCTACCGAGCCTACAACGACTTCGGTGCCGGCTATGCCGACCACCGTGGCGCCGCGATGAGCAAGGGCAAGGCTTAG
- a CDS encoding DUF1559 domain-containing protein, with translation MTRSRTGLTLTETLVSLAVVVVLVSVLVPAVQSVRESARRTTCQNNLRQIALAVQNHESVYGGLPDLYFGKFLRKPRAARDEFHFHSWRTAILPQLEQTALYEQIDIRLPATAAANQPNLNTAVSDFVCPSTSTPNAVVPDIMEYNNGAIPIKTIGTAARSDYEAIAGVNFKPAMAGSGDLSGVKFGPWGETRYSSDRTPISYNSGRFAGMSDGLSNTILIGERAGRPDWYRRGTPVDLYPYSDPSTGMDHHQAAWGISTHLWWLVFNCDQAINDDNSTGIFSFHVSGANVGIADGSVRFLSDKIDQEILNALVTSSAGDHASVQ, from the coding sequence ATGACACGTTCTCGTACCGGGCTGACGCTAACCGAGACACTTGTTTCTCTGGCGGTCGTTGTTGTTCTTGTGTCGGTTCTGGTGCCAGCTGTCCAGAGTGTTCGTGAGTCCGCACGCCGGACTACCTGCCAAAACAACCTTCGGCAAATTGCGTTGGCAGTCCAGAATCATGAGTCCGTGTACGGTGGATTACCGGACCTCTATTTCGGTAAGTTCTTAAGGAAGCCGCGAGCTGCGCGTGACGAGTTTCACTTTCATTCCTGGCGGACAGCAATTCTTCCGCAACTTGAACAGACGGCCCTCTACGAGCAGATTGACATCAGGTTGCCAGCCACGGCCGCAGCTAACCAGCCCAATCTCAACACGGCTGTATCCGATTTCGTCTGTCCGTCCACCAGCACGCCAAACGCCGTCGTCCCAGACATCATGGAATACAACAACGGTGCGATACCAATCAAGACTATTGGCACAGCTGCAAGAAGTGATTACGAGGCAATCGCGGGTGTTAACTTCAAACCTGCGATGGCGGGCAGTGGTGATTTGAGTGGCGTGAAGTTCGGACCATGGGGTGAAACAAGATACAGTTCTGATCGAACCCCCATTTCTTACAACTCTGGGCGATTCGCAGGAATGTCAGATGGCCTTTCCAACACGATTCTGATTGGCGAACGCGCGGGACGCCCGGATTGGTATCGTCGCGGGACGCCCGTCGATCTTTATCCGTATTCAGATCCGAGCACAGGAATGGACCATCATCAAGCCGCATGGGGTATCAGCACGCATTTATGGTGGCTTGTGTTTAATTGCGACCAGGCCATCAATGACGATAACTCGACTGGAATCTTCAGTTTTCACGTTTCTGGAGCAAACGTCGGAATTGCGGACGGTTCAGTTCGCTTTCTGTCGGATAAGATTGACCAGGAAATACTGAACGCACTGGTGACTAGCTCCGCGGGAGACCATGCATCGGTTCAATAA
- a CDS encoding phage tail tape measure protein — translation MSSASVRAGKAYVEIGARDKTQKVLKATERRLKNFGSSVTAMGAKVTAAGAAGAVALGGITTVFAGFDRQMANVAAKTGATGETLEALRSKAKELGATTAFSASQAAEGMGFLAQAGYDADQILAGIPQVLSLAAAGGLELGEAADIASDVGSAFGLTADELGRVSDVIAATATAANTSVGMMGETFKFVAPIAKAAGQSIEETSAAAGILGNSGIKASQAGTDLKNVLVSLSNSANADAFEELGVQIKDADGEMRPMLDVMRDYGAATANMTGPERLSKATALFGKISAKSALILADSSGEVDRLRGVMNDSAGAAQRMAETMQDGVHGSLTSAGSAAEGLMIAMGEGLKPVLVSVLDTGTSLLRWATDFINRNKSVAMIVGGTVAAVTLLGVALVTLGGMATMAGMAIGGVSMAISLVAGILGTVGAPLLIIAGVLAAVTAGVVAMGSAFLYYSGVGSDAVQLLKDGFRGLLSVGKQTLGGITSALMSGNIKDAAKILWAGVRVVFFKGAHHATIAVTNMAVKMHQAMKKVAIWVANTFVGVFIKLASAVEKAKNLDFTGAMASASQMLSGISAQLGIGTDKSFAELGKEAQADLDRLTAKYQSKTQGEGNVSDELTGEMADADRKALEDAVKKFDPAAAKPADITAPAVSAGAADAIDQAAGGSGSSIGGTTSSAAAALIGFSGDNATNRIAKATEKSADALERIDENLQVSDLGAGVTIA, via the coding sequence ATGAGCAGTGCATCGGTGCGGGCCGGCAAAGCCTATGTGGAAATCGGGGCTCGCGACAAAACTCAAAAGGTCCTCAAAGCGACCGAACGCCGGTTGAAAAACTTCGGCTCCTCGGTGACCGCGATGGGGGCCAAAGTCACCGCGGCCGGTGCGGCCGGGGCCGTCGCGCTGGGCGGCATCACCACCGTCTTCGCCGGCTTCGATCGCCAGATGGCCAACGTCGCCGCCAAGACCGGAGCGACCGGCGAAACACTGGAAGCCCTTCGCAGCAAAGCGAAGGAACTCGGCGCGACAACCGCATTCAGTGCTTCGCAGGCGGCCGAAGGCATGGGGTTCTTGGCCCAAGCCGGTTATGACGCCGACCAGATCCTGGCCGGGATCCCGCAAGTCCTGTCACTGGCCGCCGCTGGAGGATTGGAACTGGGCGAAGCGGCCGACATCGCCTCGGACGTCGGCAGTGCGTTCGGTTTGACGGCCGATGAACTGGGCCGCGTCAGTGACGTGATCGCCGCCACGGCCACGGCCGCCAACACGTCGGTCGGCATGATGGGTGAAACGTTCAAGTTCGTAGCGCCGATCGCCAAAGCCGCCGGCCAATCGATCGAAGAAACCTCCGCGGCCGCCGGCATCCTGGGCAACAGCGGGATCAAAGCCTCACAGGCCGGCACGGACTTGAAAAACGTGTTGGTGTCGCTCAGCAATTCGGCCAACGCAGACGCGTTCGAAGAACTGGGCGTTCAGATCAAGGATGCCGATGGCGAAATGCGGCCGATGTTGGACGTCATGCGAGACTACGGCGCGGCGACCGCCAACATGACCGGGCCGGAACGACTCAGCAAAGCGACCGCCCTGTTCGGAAAGATCAGCGCCAAGTCGGCTCTGATCCTGGCCGATTCGTCCGGCGAAGTCGATCGACTGCGTGGCGTGATGAACGATTCGGCCGGCGCCGCACAGCGGATGGCCGAAACGATGCAGGACGGCGTTCACGGGTCCCTGACTTCCGCCGGCAGTGCGGCCGAAGGACTCATGATCGCGATGGGCGAAGGCTTGAAACCGGTCTTGGTCAGCGTGCTGGATACCGGGACAAGCTTGCTACGCTGGGCCACCGACTTCATCAACCGCAACAAGTCGGTCGCCATGATCGTCGGCGGTACCGTCGCCGCCGTGACTCTGTTGGGCGTGGCGTTGGTGACTTTGGGCGGAATGGCAACGATGGCGGGAATGGCGATCGGTGGCGTCTCGATGGCGATCTCACTGGTGGCAGGAATCCTGGGCACCGTCGGTGCACCACTGTTGATCATCGCCGGGGTGCTTGCCGCGGTGACCGCCGGCGTGGTGGCAATGGGCTCCGCCTTCCTCTACTACAGCGGCGTCGGCAGCGATGCCGTGCAGCTTCTCAAAGACGGTTTCCGCGGCTTGCTATCGGTCGGCAAACAAACCCTGGGCGGCATCACGTCCGCGCTGATGTCGGGCAACATCAAAGACGCCGCCAAGATCCTTTGGGCCGGTGTCCGCGTCGTCTTCTTCAAAGGTGCCCATCACGCCACGATTGCCGTGACCAACATGGCCGTGAAGATGCACCAGGCGATGAAGAAAGTGGCGATCTGGGTCGCCAACACCTTCGTCGGCGTGTTCATCAAGCTGGCCAGTGCGGTGGAGAAGGCCAAGAACTTAGACTTCACCGGTGCGATGGCTTCGGCCTCTCAGATGCTCAGTGGCATCAGTGCGCAACTGGGAATCGGCACCGACAAGTCCTTCGCCGAACTTGGCAAGGAAGCCCAAGCGGATCTCGATCGACTGACGGCCAAGTATCAGTCCAAAACGCAGGGCGAAGGCAATGTGTCCGATGAACTGACCGGCGAAATGGCCGATGCCGACCGCAAGGCGCTCGAGGATGCGGTCAAGAAGTTCGACCCGGCCGCCGCCAAACCGGCCGACATCACCGCGCCCGCCGTCTCGGCCGGTGCCGCCGACGCGATCGACCAGGCCGCCGGCGGATCCGGATCGTCGATCGGCGGGACCACGTCATCGGCCGCCGCGGCGTTGATCGGATTCAGCGGTGACAACGCCACCAACCGGATCGCCAAAGCCACCGAGAAATCGGCTGACGCACTCGAACGCATCGACGAGAACCTGCAAGTCTCCGACCTGGGTGCCGGGGTGACGATCGCATGA
- a CDS encoding phage portal protein: protein MNGQLIGVDGKPLTSRHEKTRRSLLAKYDAAQTTPGNRRHWEMADLLSPREANNPAVRQTLRSRSRYEVGNNSFASGIIRSLVNDIVGRGPRLQIDIEDGKAKQQIEQRFRNWWRRARMTRQLRTAKMSQFVDGETFIHAATNPRIADRCQLACRVTEADQITNPSLAVNDPKHDDGIHFDDFDNPVRYERLKHHPGDAYGYSLDDFEPVPAEQMIHLFRHDRPGVRRGIPVITPALPLFGLMRRYTLAVVRCAEHAAHFSGIFYTDHPNLDSPEQVDPLDEIEVEMGMFMTLPEGWKMGQLKAEQPVQVFEMFRNAIVLEIARCVLMPKNKALGDSGGYNLASGKLDFTGYSDMLRVERDDLEIEVADRIFQWWLDEALLIPGYLPTLPTFPDGVPHSWIWDQPKPADELKAANAAKVLWEMGLMTDEEYLRQTGKDPDTHYQELQRQRERREALGLPLPGQSGATSEMIEDEDIDDEEQTAAEEKEGVAA, encoded by the coding sequence ATGAACGGACAACTGATCGGAGTCGACGGCAAACCATTGACCAGCCGACACGAAAAGACGCGGCGGTCCCTGCTGGCCAAGTACGACGCCGCCCAAACCACACCGGGCAACCGCCGGCACTGGGAAATGGCGGACCTGCTGTCGCCACGCGAAGCCAACAACCCCGCGGTGCGTCAGACGCTGCGGAGTCGATCCCGCTATGAAGTCGGCAACAACAGCTTTGCCAGCGGCATCATCCGTAGCTTGGTCAACGACATCGTCGGCCGCGGCCCGCGATTGCAGATCGACATCGAAGACGGCAAAGCCAAGCAGCAAATCGAACAGCGATTCCGGAACTGGTGGCGTCGCGCTCGGATGACCCGCCAACTGCGGACCGCCAAGATGTCACAATTCGTCGACGGCGAGACGTTCATCCACGCGGCCACCAACCCGCGAATCGCCGATCGCTGCCAACTGGCTTGCCGGGTCACCGAAGCCGACCAGATCACCAATCCCAGTTTGGCGGTGAACGATCCCAAGCATGACGACGGGATCCACTTCGACGACTTCGACAATCCCGTCCGCTATGAACGGCTGAAACATCATCCCGGCGACGCGTACGGTTACAGCCTGGACGACTTCGAACCGGTCCCGGCCGAGCAGATGATCCATCTATTCCGTCACGACCGCCCCGGCGTCCGCCGCGGGATTCCCGTGATCACGCCGGCCTTGCCGCTGTTCGGCCTGATGCGACGCTACACGCTGGCCGTTGTGCGATGTGCCGAGCACGCCGCCCACTTCTCCGGCATCTTCTACACCGATCATCCCAACCTGGATTCACCCGAACAGGTCGATCCGCTGGACGAGATCGAGGTCGAAATGGGCATGTTCATGACGCTGCCCGAAGGCTGGAAGATGGGCCAGTTGAAGGCCGAACAGCCCGTCCAAGTCTTTGAGATGTTCCGCAACGCGATCGTGCTGGAGATCGCCCGTTGCGTGTTGATGCCCAAGAACAAGGCTCTGGGCGATAGCGGCGGATACAACCTGGCCAGCGGCAAGCTGGACTTCACCGGTTACAGCGACATGTTGCGGGTCGAACGCGACGACCTGGAGATCGAAGTCGCCGACCGAATCTTTCAGTGGTGGTTGGACGAAGCCCTGCTGATCCCCGGTTATCTGCCGACGCTGCCCACGTTCCCCGACGGCGTTCCGCACAGTTGGATCTGGGATCAACCCAAACCGGCCGACGAACTGAAGGCGGCCAACGCGGCCAAGGTCCTGTGGGAAATGGGACTGATGACCGACGAAGAGTACTTGCGTCAGACCGGCAAGGACCCCGACACGCACTATCAAGAGCTGCAGCGTCAACGAGAACGACGTGAAGCGTTGGGTCTGCCGTTGCCAGGCCAAAGCGGCGCGACGTCCGAGATGATCGAAGACGAAGACATCGACGACGAAGAACAGACGGCGGCCGAAGAGAAGGAAGGAGTCGCGGCATGA
- a CDS encoding DUF2190 family protein — protein MSATFKHGRPLMIDHTPGSDVTAGDVVELDSCVRIAHSDIPSGQLGALASGGGVYEVDKVSAQAWADGESIYWDDSAELFTTVSTDNTLAGKAAAAAANPSAKGLLQHIV, from the coding sequence ATGTCCGCCACTTTCAAACACGGTCGACCTTTGATGATCGACCACACGCCGGGATCGGATGTCACCGCCGGCGACGTCGTCGAACTGGATTCCTGTGTCCGGATCGCCCACAGCGACATTCCCAGCGGCCAGCTTGGTGCCCTGGCATCGGGCGGCGGAGTTTACGAGGTCGACAAAGTCAGTGCCCAAGCCTGGGCCGATGGCGAGTCGATTTACTGGGACGACTCGGCCGAGCTGTTCACGACCGTTTCCACCGACAACACCCTGGCGGGCAAGGCAGCCGCCGCAGCGGCCAACCCGTCGGCCAAGGGCCTGTTGCAGCACATCGTCTGA
- a CDS encoding metallopeptidase family protein codes for MKRILAIIPQEMLLGLNRIALLGGTTRQEKSAWNANWCYGCYGYGSVSLFAFPERRRVWESPDLHKPSEIHAYQRAGVEMAHEGGKWIYRFTDDSIRRFYLWDVLVHEIGHHVDRSHPDRSTKRSERYAEWFARTYGFEAEQSDARRVADGAFSDGESSAATG; via the coding sequence GTGAAACGTATTCTTGCGATCATTCCGCAGGAAATGTTGCTCGGTCTTAATCGAATCGCACTTCTTGGCGGTACGACACGTCAAGAAAAGTCTGCGTGGAACGCGAATTGGTGCTACGGCTGTTACGGATACGGTTCCGTTTCACTATTTGCGTTTCCTGAGCGTCGTCGAGTTTGGGAATCTCCGGATCTCCACAAACCTTCTGAGATTCACGCTTATCAACGGGCCGGTGTCGAGATGGCCCATGAGGGCGGAAAGTGGATCTACAGATTCACGGATGATTCGATACGCCGATTCTACCTCTGGGATGTTCTCGTCCATGAAATCGGTCATCATGTAGATCGATCTCATCCTGATCGTTCGACGAAACGGTCTGAGCGATATGCTGAATGGTTCGCTCGCACGTACGGATTTGAGGCAGAACAAAGCGATGCACGCCGAGTCGCCGACGGCGCGTTTTCAGATGGAGAGTCATCCGCGGCGACCGGGTGA
- a CDS encoding terminase gpA endonuclease subunit, producing MPPDYDEHRRSAAERSRKKSEEGREIGRLPRRGDAARRRSCAKSLKRFCTTYLVNQFNLEWSPDHHRCIKKMERAVLKGELFALAMPRGSGKTTLCEAACLWAILYGYRRFIVLIGSDKDAAKEMLDSIKTELETNDLLLADFPEVCFPIRALQGIHSRCNGQTCGGVRTRMKWTDYGCTLPTVKRSKCSGSRILCRGLTGRIRGLKAKTAAGEQIRPDLVIVDDPQTEESAKSEVQNQSRVGILTGAVLGLAGPGKNIAGMMPCTVIEPNDMADQILNRELYPQWQGDRIAYVKSWPKNRHLWDEYCELLRADLAAERGSKRSTEFYAKHRKAMDDGFVVYWQQRKSDEELSANQHFWNAVVKLGPQRVAAEYQQDPRCPELVGDDFAFDWHIEAKVIITKLSGYDRGLVPDDCQHMTGMIDVHGDVLYWGVVGWTATFTGWVVDYGTWPRQRTDYFSKSSAQRTLAKQYAGEIDSSETEALIHRGLTDLVNDTIARAWRREDGSPQHVGLCMIDANWGEQADTVYDFAARSDHARILLPSHGRGIGASRERIDAAPQKPGEIVGHHWRMPSLRKSKRKIRYMVFDSNTWKVFVFRRLATARGSSGCLELPGRDPIRHQMIADHCRAETPQRTEGPYGERVEWAPPAPGVDNHFFDVMVGNCVAASRLGCQLPGVSMTGRGGGRRGRGKSRMRLSEMRKPA from the coding sequence GTGCCTCCCGACTATGACGAGCATCGCAGGTCCGCGGCGGAGCGAAGCCGAAAGAAATCCGAAGAAGGCCGCGAGATCGGGCGGCTGCCACGCCGCGGCGATGCCGCCCGACGTCGCTCGTGTGCCAAGAGCCTGAAACGGTTCTGCACCACCTACCTCGTCAACCAATTCAACCTGGAATGGTCGCCGGACCACCACCGCTGCATCAAGAAGATGGAGCGGGCCGTCTTGAAAGGGGAACTGTTCGCCCTGGCCATGCCGCGGGGATCCGGCAAAACCACGCTTTGTGAGGCGGCCTGTCTCTGGGCGATCCTGTACGGCTATCGACGTTTCATCGTGCTGATCGGATCGGACAAGGATGCGGCCAAAGAGATGCTCGATTCGATCAAGACCGAACTGGAAACCAACGACCTCTTGCTGGCCGACTTCCCCGAAGTCTGCTTCCCCATCCGTGCGCTTCAGGGCATCCACAGCCGATGCAACGGACAAACCTGTGGCGGCGTCCGCACCCGCATGAAGTGGACCGACTACGGATGCACCCTGCCGACCGTTAAACGCAGCAAGTGCAGCGGATCACGCATCCTGTGTCGCGGCCTGACCGGACGCATCCGAGGACTGAAAGCCAAGACGGCCGCCGGCGAACAGATCCGCCCCGACCTGGTCATCGTCGACGATCCGCAGACCGAAGAATCCGCCAAGTCGGAAGTCCAGAACCAAAGCCGTGTCGGCATCCTGACCGGTGCCGTGTTGGGGCTGGCCGGTCCCGGCAAGAACATCGCCGGCATGATGCCCTGCACCGTGATCGAGCCCAACGACATGGCCGATCAGATCCTGAACCGTGAACTGTATCCCCAGTGGCAGGGCGACCGGATCGCGTACGTCAAATCGTGGCCCAAGAACCGGCACCTGTGGGACGAGTACTGCGAACTGTTACGCGCCGACCTGGCCGCCGAACGTGGCAGCAAACGCAGCACGGAGTTCTATGCCAAGCATCGCAAAGCCATGGACGATGGCTTCGTCGTCTATTGGCAACAGCGCAAGAGCGATGAGGAACTCAGTGCGAACCAGCACTTCTGGAACGCGGTCGTCAAGCTCGGCCCACAACGCGTCGCCGCGGAGTATCAACAAGACCCACGGTGCCCGGAACTGGTCGGCGACGACTTCGCGTTCGACTGGCACATCGAAGCCAAGGTCATCATCACCAAGCTGTCCGGTTATGACCGCGGCCTGGTCCCCGATGATTGCCAGCACATGACCGGCATGATCGACGTCCACGGCGACGTCTTGTACTGGGGCGTCGTCGGCTGGACGGCCACCTTCACCGGTTGGGTCGTCGATTATGGGACCTGGCCCCGGCAACGCACCGACTACTTTTCCAAATCCTCCGCTCAACGAACGCTGGCCAAGCAGTACGCCGGCGAGATCGATTCCAGCGAGACCGAAGCGTTGATCCATCGCGGGCTGACCGACTTGGTCAACGACACGATCGCGCGGGCTTGGCGGCGTGAAGACGGTTCGCCCCAGCACGTCGGCCTGTGCATGATCGATGCGAACTGGGGCGAGCAAGCCGATACGGTTTACGACTTCGCCGCCCGCAGCGATCACGCGCGGATCCTGTTGCCCTCGCACGGCCGTGGGATCGGTGCCAGCCGTGAACGGATCGACGCCGCACCGCAGAAGCCGGGCGAAATCGTGGGACATCATTGGCGGATGCCCAGTCTGCGGAAATCCAAACGCAAGATCCGCTACATGGTGTTCGATTCCAACACGTGGAAAGTCTTCGTGTTCCGGCGACTGGCGACCGCCCGAGGATCCTCGGGATGTCTGGAGCTGCCCGGCCGGGATCCGATCCGTCACCAGATGATCGCCGATCACTGCCGAGCCGAGACGCCACAGCGGACCGAGGGACCCTATGGCGAACGCGTCGAATGGGCGCCGCCGGCTCCGGGCGTCGACAACCACTTCTTCGACGTCATGGTGGGCAACTGCGTGGCGGCATCGCGACTGGGGTGCCAGTTGCCCGGCGTTTCGATGACCGGTCGCGGCGGCGGTCGGCGTGGGCGTGGGAAGTCACGGATGCGGCTCAGTGAGATGCGGAAGCCGGCATGA
- a CDS encoding ankyrin repeat domain-containing protein, which yields MPANSTELKWAAFEGDLKKTRSLIEAGADPNSAGECGSGSLLTFHPSVIAYLLKNGAKPDTQTNENGASVLAGLCYVNQIECVKLLLEHGANPNLGRTNTLETPLHHAISNDASTELIALLIRHGADVNAKTKPGQYSYNFYGDTPTRGETPLHRAAAYAPADVVAMLIDAGADRSIADTNGNTPYHWAGWHRRSKELVELLAPN from the coding sequence ATGCCTGCCAATTCAACTGAGCTGAAATGGGCTGCCTTCGAGGGCGACCTCAAAAAGACTCGCTCGCTAATTGAAGCTGGGGCTGATCCGAACTCAGCTGGAGAGTGTGGTTCTGGCTCTTTGTTGACATTTCATCCGTCTGTCATCGCTTATTTGCTCAAAAACGGTGCTAAGCCGGACACTCAGACTAACGAAAACGGTGCGTCGGTACTTGCGGGCCTTTGCTACGTCAATCAAATCGAATGCGTCAAACTGCTACTCGAACATGGTGCAAATCCAAATCTCGGTCGCACAAATACGTTAGAGACGCCACTCCACCACGCAATTTCCAACGACGCCAGCACGGAGTTGATTGCCTTGTTGATTCGGCACGGTGCAGATGTAAACGCGAAAACAAAACCCGGGCAATACAGCTACAATTTCTATGGCGATACCCCGACACGCGGCGAAACACCGCTCCATCGTGCCGCTGCCTATGCTCCGGCTGATGTTGTCGCAATGCTGATTGACGCTGGGGCCGATCGCTCGATTGCTGACACAAACGGTAATACGCCGTATCATTGGGCTGGCTGGCACAGACGATCCAAGGAACTCGTCGAACTGCTGGCCCCAAACTAA